In Zingiber officinale cultivar Zhangliang chromosome 1A, Zo_v1.1, whole genome shotgun sequence, a genomic segment contains:
- the LOC122018911 gene encoding dephospho-CoA kinase-like, whose product MQFANKLAIQTLPGNLLLIPPNLLFYLARRRPPAPAIRMRMVGLTGGIACGKSTISNLFKSEGLPVVDADVVARDVVRKGTGGWKKVVKAFGNDILLENGEIDRARLGQIVFTDPTKRQLLNRLLAPYISFGIFWEVLKLWIKGSKVIILDIPLLFEAKMDRRTSPIIVVWVDPETQVSRLTARDGISVEEARNKINAQMALDLKRKKADITIDNSGTIEETRLQFQKVLSQINGPLTWKEYALSRDGFLWILASAIVGALAVHKSLT is encoded by the exons ATGCAATTTGCAAATAAACTCGCGATCCAAACCCTACCTGGGAACCTGCTCCTGATTCCACCCAATCTACTCTTCTACCTCGCCCGCCGCCGTCCCCCAGCTCCGGCCATAAGGATGAGGATGGTTGGTTTGACTGGCGGCATTGCATGCGGGAAGAGCACCATCTCCAATCTCTTCAAATCCGAAGGCCTCCCCGTTGTTGATGCCGACGTCGTTGCCCGG GATGTAGTGAGGAAAGGTACTGGAGGTTGGAAGAAAGTTGTAAAGGCATTTGGGAATGATATCTTACTAGAGAATGGGGAAATTGATAGAGCACGCTTGGGTCAAATTGTATTCACAGATCCAACAAAACGCCAGCTTTTGAATCG TCTATTGGCTCCATATATATCCTTTGGCATCTTTTGGGAAGTACTGAAGCTATGGATAAAGGGCTCGAAGGTTATAATCCTTGACATCCCATTGTTGTTTGAGGCTAAGATGGATCGAAGAACATCTCCAATCATCGTCGTATGGGTTGATCCTGAAACCCAGGTGTCTCGCCTCACGGCAAGAGACGGTATATCCGTAGAAGAAGcaagaaacaaaataaatgcacAAATGGCACTGGATTTGAAGAGAAAAAAGGCGGATATAACCATTGATAATTCTGGTACAATCGAAGAAACAAGATTGCAGTTCCAAAAGGTTCTGAGCCAAATCAATGGACCTTTAACTTGGAAAGAGTATGCCCTATCAAGAGATGGCTTCCTTTGGATTCTTGCTTCTGCAATTGTAGGTGCTTTGGCAGTGCACAAAAGTTTGACATGA